A stretch of the Mesorhizobium sp. Pch-S genome encodes the following:
- a CDS encoding thioesterase family protein, protein MYVWARFARMALTAKSRGAYRVGDESRLTFRCLPTDIDFNIHLNNARYMMLADLGRIDIFIRAGLIALARKRGWAPMLGGLQTVYVREIKLWRNFQVVSSIETWDGTQVLGAHRFVLENGETAALMKTTAGVYDRKARHFVDIQDLVEALGYDASPRAPTEAEKAFMASHQGLRAAAKGG, encoded by the coding sequence ATGTATGTCTGGGCACGTTTTGCGCGCATGGCGCTGACGGCGAAGTCGCGCGGCGCCTACCGCGTCGGGGATGAAAGCCGGCTCACTTTCCGGTGCCTGCCGACCGACATCGACTTCAATATCCATCTCAACAATGCGCGCTACATGATGCTGGCCGATCTCGGCCGCATCGACATCTTCATCCGCGCTGGCCTGATCGCGCTGGCGAGGAAGCGGGGCTGGGCGCCGATGCTGGGCGGGCTGCAGACCGTCTATGTGCGCGAGATCAAGCTATGGCGCAATTTCCAGGTCGTGTCCTCGATCGAGACCTGGGACGGCACCCAGGTGCTCGGCGCGCATCGCTTCGTGCTGGAAAACGGCGAGACCGCGGCCCTGATGAAGACAACCGCCGGCGTCTATGACCGCAAGGCCCGGCATTTCGTCGACATCCAGGATCTGGTCGAGGCGCTCGGCTACGATGCGTCCCCGCGCGCGCCGACGGAAGCCGAGAAAGCCTTCATGGCCTCTCACCAAGGTTTGCGCGCAGCGGCTAAGGGCGGCTAA
- a CDS encoding tetratricopeptide repeat protein has translation MSARFHAPTMYAAVGFAMAGIAAAEAGSDVPKVLALDAATPMAKLIQLCRDGSAESPAQPGDVDVILQRNELARAACDRLVDASSLEGNALAEALLDRADLHAPGQNAAYARALADYARAITLAPDLATAYWRRGKANLLYARDLTAALQDLNEALRIDPSQPEFLVTRASILGWLGQPDPALADLDRALSLDPLNVHALTNRGIAYVNKGDTPRALVDFDAALRLTPEDPGLYGFRSDARRRTGDEAGAKADQAKMTELMFGKGQ, from the coding sequence ATGTCCGCTCGATTTCATGCCCCGACGATGTACGCGGCCGTTGGTTTTGCGATGGCCGGCATTGCTGCCGCCGAGGCTGGAAGCGACGTCCCCAAGGTGTTGGCGCTTGACGCGGCAACGCCGATGGCGAAGCTGATCCAGCTATGCCGCGACGGCAGTGCCGAGAGCCCCGCGCAGCCGGGCGACGTCGATGTCATTCTCCAGCGCAACGAACTGGCTCGGGCCGCCTGCGACCGGCTGGTCGACGCCTCTTCACTTGAAGGCAATGCCCTCGCGGAGGCGCTGCTGGACCGGGCGGATCTCCATGCGCCGGGCCAGAACGCTGCTTACGCCCGGGCCTTGGCCGACTATGCCCGCGCCATCACCCTGGCGCCGGATCTTGCCACCGCTTATTGGCGGCGCGGCAAGGCAAACCTGCTCTATGCGCGCGACCTCACGGCGGCGCTGCAAGATCTCAACGAAGCTCTCCGTATCGATCCCTCACAGCCGGAATTCCTTGTCACCCGTGCCTCCATCCTGGGTTGGCTCGGGCAACCGGACCCGGCACTGGCCGACCTCGACCGCGCCCTTTCGCTCGATCCCCTCAACGTGCACGCGCTGACCAATCGCGGCATTGCCTACGTCAACAAGGGCGACACGCCGCGCGCCCTGGTTGATTTCGACGCTGCCCTGCGGCTCACGCCCGAAGACCCCGGCCTCTATGGTTTCCGTTCCGACGCCCGTCGCCGGACCGGTGACGAGGCGGGGGCAAAAGCGGATCAGGCCAAGATGACGGAACTGATGTTCGGAAAGGGGCAGTAG
- a CDS encoding helix-turn-helix transcriptional regulator — protein MLSHDRVWAAIDALAERYSLSASGLARRAGLDSTAFNKSKRQSSDGRPRWPSTESLAKIMEATGATLDEFMGLIQDRQSPARPHGSGAAVPLVGFAQAGAGGYFDDAGFPVGQGWDLVELPAQSTDTAYALKVQGDSMLPLYRNGDVLIVEPGATVRRGDRVVVKTGSGEVMAKVLERQTARTISLLSLNPDHPNRDLQMVEVEWVARIVWASQ, from the coding sequence GTGCTCTCGCATGATCGTGTCTGGGCCGCGATAGATGCCCTGGCGGAGCGTTATTCCCTGTCGGCCTCCGGTCTCGCCAGGCGCGCCGGCCTCGACTCGACGGCTTTCAACAAATCGAAGCGGCAGTCTTCGGACGGGCGCCCGCGCTGGCCCTCGACCGAGTCGCTCGCCAAGATCATGGAAGCCACGGGCGCGACGCTCGACGAATTCATGGGGCTGATCCAGGACAGGCAATCGCCCGCCCGCCCGCACGGTTCGGGCGCCGCGGTGCCCCTGGTCGGTTTCGCACAGGCCGGCGCCGGCGGCTATTTCGACGATGCCGGCTTCCCCGTTGGACAGGGCTGGGACCTGGTCGAATTGCCGGCACAATCCACCGATACGGCTTATGCCTTGAAGGTCCAGGGCGATTCGATGCTGCCGCTTTACCGCAATGGCGACGTTTTGATCGTGGAGCCGGGTGCCACTGTGCGCCGGGGTGACCGTGTCGTCGTCAAGACCGGCTCCGGCGAGGTCATGGCCAAGGTGCTGGAGCGCCAGACGGCGCGCACCATCTCGCTGCTTTCGCTGAACCCCGATCACCCCAACCGCGACCTGCAGATGGTCGAGGTGGAGTGGGTGGCCCGCATCGTCTGGGCAAGCCAGTAG
- a CDS encoding acetyl-CoA C-acetyltransferase translates to MADAYVYDAVRTPRGRGKKDGSLHEVPAVRLGAKVLEALRDRNELDTGSVDDIIFGCVDPVGEAGSVIPRAAAFEAGYNTKAPGMQLSRFCASGLDAINLGAAKIAQGADDIVIAGGVESMSRVGMGASGGAWFMDPSVGFPGWFVPQGISADLIATKHGFSRDDVDAYAVESQKRAANAWQKGYFKNSVVPIKDQNGLTILDHDEHMRPSTDMQSLASLNPSFVMPGEMGGFDAVAVQRYPELEEVNHVHHAGNSSGIVDGAAAVLLGSKKGGKAMGLKPRARIRAFANIGSEPAIMLTGPVDVTEKLLKRAKMKLSDIDLFELNEAFASVVLRYMQAFDIPHDKINVNGGAIAMGHPLGATGAMVFGTVLDELERRNLNTALVTLCIGAGMGTATIIERV, encoded by the coding sequence ATGGCCGACGCTTATGTCTATGACGCCGTGCGCACGCCGCGCGGCAGGGGCAAGAAGGACGGATCGCTGCACGAGGTGCCGGCGGTGCGTCTCGGCGCCAAGGTGCTGGAAGCGCTGCGCGACCGCAACGAGCTCGACACCGGCTCGGTCGACGACATCATCTTCGGCTGCGTCGACCCGGTCGGCGAGGCCGGTTCGGTGATCCCGCGCGCCGCCGCCTTCGAGGCCGGCTACAACACCAAGGCGCCGGGCATGCAGCTGTCGCGCTTCTGCGCCAGCGGCCTCGACGCCATCAATCTGGGCGCGGCCAAGATCGCGCAGGGCGCCGACGACATCGTCATCGCCGGCGGCGTCGAATCGATGAGCCGTGTCGGCATGGGCGCCTCTGGCGGCGCCTGGTTCATGGACCCTTCGGTCGGCTTCCCCGGCTGGTTCGTGCCGCAGGGCATCTCGGCCGACCTCATCGCCACCAAGCATGGCTTTTCGCGCGATGACGTCGACGCCTATGCGGTTGAGAGCCAGAAGCGCGCCGCCAATGCCTGGCAGAAGGGCTATTTCAAGAACTCGGTCGTGCCGATCAAGGACCAGAACGGTCTCACCATCCTCGACCATGACGAGCACATGCGCCCGTCGACCGACATGCAGTCGCTGGCCTCGCTGAACCCCTCCTTCGTCATGCCCGGCGAAATGGGCGGCTTCGACGCCGTTGCCGTGCAGCGCTATCCGGAGCTGGAAGAGGTCAACCACGTCCACCATGCCGGCAACTCGTCGGGCATCGTCGACGGCGCCGCCGCCGTGCTGCTCGGCTCGAAGAAGGGCGGCAAGGCGATGGGCCTGAAGCCGCGCGCCCGCATCCGCGCCTTTGCCAACATCGGCTCCGAGCCGGCGATCATGCTGACCGGTCCGGTCGACGTCACCGAGAAGCTGTTGAAGCGCGCCAAGATGAAGCTGTCGGACATCGACCTGTTCGAGCTCAACGAAGCCTTCGCGTCCGTCGTGCTGCGCTACATGCAGGCCTTCGACATCCCGCACGACAAGATCAACGTCAATGGCGGCGCCATCGCCATGGGCCATCCGCTCGGCGCCACCGGCGCCATGGTGTTCGGCACCGTGCTCGACGAGCTCGAGCGCCGCAACCTCAACACCGCCCTGGTGACGCTGTGCATCGGCGCCGGCATGGGCACCGCCACGATCATCGAGCGCGTCTGA
- a CDS encoding sterol desaturase family protein, producing MEQIVEFLKTMIGVWPTAVRSPANQCVFAFLVLLLVLDIARKGWRLSWSRLAVQSVAATIAIFNINLVLAPTIWLLSDQIKALYALAGIPSIPTSAWSAFPVWALMIIAIVAHDFANYWNHRLMHMKWLWPVHAIHHSDPHVNALSAYRIHALETLVMWGSYTILLTWLGLPADAIGMGAVILVLHTIYVHVDVDWDHGPFRLLIASPRFHRWHHANVPEAYGKNLANVFPFFDRVFGTYHVPGPCTAPMGANDVPQNDVVRLTLWPVLEWTRLTLEQIGILRGRIGNMSRRDATLPGQHMAKVDAE from the coding sequence GTGGAGCAGATCGTCGAATTCCTGAAGACGATGATCGGGGTCTGGCCAACGGCGGTCAGATCGCCCGCCAATCAATGCGTCTTCGCATTCCTGGTGCTGCTGCTGGTCCTCGACATCGCGCGCAAGGGATGGCGGCTTTCATGGTCCCGGCTTGCGGTTCAAAGCGTGGCGGCGACGATCGCCATCTTCAACATCAATCTCGTTCTGGCGCCGACCATCTGGCTGCTTTCGGACCAGATCAAGGCGCTCTATGCGCTGGCAGGCATTCCAAGCATCCCGACATCGGCCTGGTCCGCTTTTCCGGTCTGGGCTCTCATGATCATCGCCATCGTGGCGCATGACTTCGCCAACTACTGGAACCACCGCCTCATGCACATGAAATGGCTGTGGCCGGTGCATGCGATCCATCATTCCGACCCGCATGTGAATGCGCTGTCGGCCTATCGCATCCATGCGCTCGAGACATTGGTCATGTGGGGGTCCTACACCATCCTGCTGACATGGCTCGGCCTTCCCGCCGACGCCATCGGCATGGGCGCCGTCATCCTGGTGCTGCATACGATCTACGTTCACGTCGATGTCGATTGGGATCACGGACCGTTCCGGCTGCTGATCGCTTCGCCGCGTTTTCATCGCTGGCACCACGCGAACGTTCCCGAGGCCTACGGCAAGAACCTCGCCAATGTGTTCCCCTTCTTCGACCGGGTCTTCGGCACCTATCATGTGCCCGGCCCCTGCACCGCGCCCATGGGGGCAAACGATGTCCCGCAAAACGATGTCGTGCGCCTGACACTGTGGCCAGTGCTGGAATGGACGCGCCTGACACTGGAGCAGATCGGCATATTGCGCGGGCGGATCGGCAACATGTCCCGGCGTGATGCGACCCTGCCGGGGCAGCATATGGCGAAGGTCGACGCCGAATAA
- a CDS encoding SRPBCC domain-containing protein: MPIKKDETGKRWVEMELSVPGTPEQVWQAIATGPGYTAWFTPATIDERIGGAIRFDMGENGESNGEVTLWEPPFRFGYVERDWAEGAPSLATEITVTARSGNRCIVRMVHSLFASTDDWDDQMEGFESGWPGFFDVLRLYLSLFSGKKAAVSAAMAHVEAPQLDVWKGLIDGLGLAGANAGETRTASRTPEPLSGVVERVQQGDKERYVLLRLTQPSPGIALIGTYGIEDATTAGITLYLYGDDAGQRAAASAPGWKNWLRDTFGQAPH; encoded by the coding sequence ATGCCGATCAAGAAGGACGAAACCGGCAAGCGCTGGGTCGAGATGGAGTTGAGCGTGCCCGGCACGCCCGAGCAGGTCTGGCAGGCGATCGCAACAGGTCCTGGCTATACGGCCTGGTTCACCCCGGCCACCATCGACGAACGCATCGGTGGTGCGATCCGCTTCGACATGGGCGAGAACGGCGAGTCCAATGGAGAGGTGACACTGTGGGAGCCACCCTTCCGGTTCGGTTATGTCGAACGCGACTGGGCAGAGGGTGCGCCATCGCTCGCAACGGAAATCACGGTGACGGCCAGATCGGGAAACCGCTGCATCGTGCGCATGGTCCATTCGCTGTTCGCCTCGACGGATGACTGGGATGACCAGATGGAAGGCTTCGAGAGCGGCTGGCCCGGTTTCTTCGACGTCCTGCGCCTTTATCTCTCACTTTTCTCCGGCAAGAAAGCGGCGGTATCTGCCGCGATGGCGCATGTGGAAGCGCCCCAGCTTGATGTCTGGAAAGGTCTGATTGATGGCCTTGGCCTCGCCGGTGCCAACGCCGGCGAGACAAGAACGGCTTCGCGAACGCCGGAGCCACTGTCGGGCGTTGTCGAGCGTGTGCAGCAGGGCGACAAGGAGCGTTATGTGCTGCTGCGCCTGACGCAACCGTCGCCCGGTATCGCGTTGATCGGAACCTATGGCATCGAAGATGCCACCACTGCCGGCATTACCTTATACCTGTATGGCGACGACGCCGGACAACGCGCCGCAGCAAGCGCGCCGGGATGGAAGAATTGGCTTCGCGATACCTTCGGGCAGGCTCCGCATTGA
- a CDS encoding helix-turn-helix domain-containing protein: MIEVEVIETAVAATAALDPIRSRLLAELTQPASAATLASRLGLARQKVNYHLRALEDHHLVVPAAERQWGGLTERLMIATASSYVVSPAALGPIGADPSRNQDRLSADYLIALAGRAIREVGDLLRKARGKGKRLATLSIDTTIHFRSPADRAAFAADLANAVAALVAHYHDDTAPGGRPHRLVVAAYPAPGDATT, encoded by the coding sequence ATGATCGAAGTGGAAGTCATCGAAACCGCCGTTGCGGCCACAGCCGCCCTCGACCCGATCCGATCCCGGCTTCTGGCGGAACTCACGCAACCCGCTTCCGCGGCAACCCTGGCTTCGCGTCTGGGTCTGGCACGTCAGAAGGTGAACTATCACCTGCGCGCGCTAGAGGATCACCACCTCGTCGTTCCGGCTGCGGAACGCCAGTGGGGCGGGCTTACCGAACGGCTGATGATCGCAACCGCTTCCTCCTACGTCGTTTCACCAGCAGCACTGGGACCGATCGGAGCCGATCCTTCACGGAACCAGGATCGGCTTTCGGCCGACTACCTCATTGCGCTCGCAGGGCGTGCCATCCGCGAGGTCGGAGATTTGCTGCGCAAGGCCCGTGGAAAGGGGAAGCGGCTTGCCACCCTGTCGATCGACACAACCATCCATTTCCGGTCCCCCGCCGACCGGGCAGCCTTTGCGGCCGATCTGGCCAACGCAGTTGCCGCGCTGGTGGCTCATTATCACGACGACACGGCACCGGGAGGACGTCCACACCGGCTCGTGGTGGCGGCCTACCCCGCCCCCGGCGATGCCACGACCTGA
- a CDS encoding DUF6428 family protein, protein MNAIGNVNVSTDEITLGELLEALGQHPSSLLTFRHEGRPLRKGYHVTEVKAGSFAGLDCGANPEAWTEIFVQLWNVDDAPEQMTARKFAAIIGKVADHLSLDRSARLTFEVSDGIQPMQLHRAAAPAIGGDEIVVELSPRPASCKPRDRWLAEQQAASSCCGPADSRCCP, encoded by the coding sequence ATGAATGCGATTGGCAACGTCAATGTTTCAACCGACGAAATCACCCTCGGTGAATTGCTGGAGGCGCTCGGACAACACCCGTCGAGCCTGCTCACCTTCCGCCATGAAGGCCGCCCGCTGCGCAAGGGCTATCACGTGACGGAGGTGAAGGCCGGCAGCTTTGCCGGGCTCGACTGTGGCGCCAATCCGGAAGCCTGGACGGAAATCTTCGTGCAGCTCTGGAATGTCGATGACGCACCCGAACAGATGACGGCCAGGAAGTTCGCCGCCATCATCGGCAAGGTCGCCGACCACCTTTCGCTCGACAGGAGTGCCCGACTGACCTTCGAGGTGAGTGATGGTATCCAGCCGATGCAATTGCATCGCGCCGCCGCCCCGGCGATAGGCGGCGATGAGATCGTCGTGGAGCTGTCGCCGCGCCCGGCAAGCTGCAAACCGCGCGACCGCTGGCTGGCTGAGCAGCAGGCCGCCAGTTCCTGCTGCGGACCGGCAGATTCGCGGTGTTGCCCGTAG
- a CDS encoding lysine--tRNA ligase — MAISNSIDLNPELLAAAVESKAWPFEEAKKIVERYKGREFPETVLFETGYGPSGLPHIGTFGEVARTTMVRHAFHVLTRGEVKTKLLCFSDDMDGMRKIPENVPDRAALEPYLQMPLTVVPNPYGGDYKSFGDHNNTMLRRFLDTFGFDYEFASATEYYKSGRFDDILLRAVEKYDAIMKVMLPTLGEERQATYSPFLPISPQSGRVLYVPMKHVDAKAGTITFNDEDGTETTLPVTGGKVKMQWKPDFGMRWAALGVDFEMFGKDHQTNAGIYDKICNILGGRAPEHFVFELFLDEHGQKISKSKGNGLTIDEWLTYAPTESLGLYMYQRPRQAKKLYFDVIPKAVDEYYSFLSAYPRQEWKERLGNPVWHMHDGHPPVIDMPVSFALLLNLVSASNAQNKDVLWGFISRHAPGVTPSTHPELDRLTGYAIRYFDDFVKPTKVYRAADDVERDALARLSDMLAALPAGANGEAIQNGALNVARKIERYQDHSKQSPEGGPGVSVAFFQMIYQVLIGQERGPRFGSFAELYGIAETRDLIARALEGKLAA; from the coding sequence ATGGCCATATCCAATTCGATCGATCTCAATCCCGAACTCCTTGCCGCCGCCGTCGAGAGCAAAGCATGGCCGTTCGAGGAAGCCAAAAAGATCGTCGAACGCTACAAAGGCCGTGAATTCCCGGAGACCGTGCTGTTCGAGACCGGCTACGGCCCGTCCGGCCTGCCGCATATCGGCACCTTCGGCGAGGTGGCGCGCACGACCATGGTGCGCCATGCCTTCCACGTGTTGACCAGGGGTGAGGTGAAGACCAAGCTTTTGTGCTTCTCCGACGACATGGACGGCATGCGCAAGATCCCGGAAAACGTGCCGGACCGCGCAGCGCTCGAGCCTTACCTGCAGATGCCGCTCACCGTCGTGCCGAACCCGTATGGAGGCGACTACAAGAGCTTCGGCGACCACAACAACACGATGCTGCGGCGCTTCCTCGACACGTTCGGCTTCGACTACGAATTCGCCAGCGCGACGGAGTATTACAAGTCGGGCCGCTTCGACGACATACTGCTGCGCGCGGTCGAAAAATACGACGCCATCATGAAGGTGATGCTGCCGACGCTCGGCGAGGAACGCCAGGCGACCTACAGCCCCTTCCTGCCGATCTCGCCGCAGAGCGGCCGCGTGCTCTACGTGCCGATGAAGCATGTCGACGCCAAGGCCGGCACCATCACCTTCAACGACGAGGACGGCACCGAGACGACGCTGCCGGTGACCGGCGGCAAGGTGAAGATGCAGTGGAAGCCGGATTTCGGCATGCGCTGGGCAGCGCTCGGCGTCGATTTCGAGATGTTCGGCAAGGACCACCAGACCAATGCCGGCATCTACGACAAGATCTGCAACATCCTCGGTGGCCGCGCACCCGAGCATTTCGTCTTCGAGCTGTTCCTCGACGAGCACGGCCAGAAGATCTCGAAGTCGAAGGGCAACGGCCTGACCATCGACGAATGGCTGACCTATGCGCCGACCGAGAGCCTCGGCCTCTACATGTACCAGCGGCCGCGACAGGCGAAGAAGCTCTATTTCGACGTCATCCCGAAGGCGGTGGACGAGTATTATTCCTTCCTCTCCGCCTATCCGCGCCAGGAATGGAAGGAGCGGCTCGGCAATCCGGTCTGGCACATGCATGACGGCCATCCGCCGGTCATCGACATGCCGGTCTCGTTCGCGCTGCTGCTCAACCTGGTCAGCGCCTCGAATGCCCAGAACAAGGACGTGTTGTGGGGCTTCATCTCGCGCCATGCGCCGGGCGTGACGCCATCCACGCATCCCGAGCTCGACAGGCTGACCGGCTACGCGATCCGCTATTTCGACGACTTCGTGAAGCCGACCAAGGTCTACCGCGCCGCCGACGATGTCGAGCGCGACGCGCTGGCCAGGCTGTCGGACATGCTCGCCGCGCTGCCGGCAGGTGCCAATGGCGAGGCGATCCAGAACGGCGCGCTCAATGTCGCGCGCAAGATCGAGCGCTACCAGGATCACAGCAAACAGAGCCCGGAAGGCGGACCCGGCGTATCGGTCGCCTTCTTCCAGATGATCTACCAGGTGCTGATCGGCCAGGAGCGCGGCCCGCGCTTCGGCTCCTTCGCCGAACTCTACGGCATCGCCGAGACGCGCGACCTCATCGCGCGGGCGCTGGAGGGAAAACTCGCAGCGTAG
- a CDS encoding 3-hydroxyacyl-CoA dehydrogenase NAD-binding domain-containing protein, with product MSYKNFSVDIDGDGIALVTWDMPGRSMNVFTEEVMRELNAIIDQVVADAAVKGAVITSGKETFSGGADLTMLQQMLGLFAKEKVKDQEKATQTLFTNVGFMTGLFRKLETCGKPWVSAINGTCMGGAFEMSLACHGRVAADSDKVKMALPEVKVGIFPGAGGTQRVPRLTDTQGALEMLTSGKNLTAQKAKAMGLIHEIAEPAKLIETAKAMIRNGLKPVAPWDEKGFKLPGGPVYSVAGANLWPPAIAILRRETYGNYPAAMAILKCVYEGLLVPFDTALKIETRYFTEILQTKEAAAMIRSLFVSLQELNKGARRPEGIPDAKFKKIGVLGAGFMGAGIAYVTAKAGIPVVLLDRDLPSAEKGKAHSDTLISEQVKKGRAKPEEKEKLLSLITPTADYADLNGCDLVIEAVFEDSEVKKAATEKAEAVLKSSAIFASNTSTIPITGLAKNSSRPKNFIGLHFFSPVDKMMLVEIILGKKTGDKAIATAIDYVRAIKKTPIVVNDTRGFYVNRCVLRYMSEAFQMLIEGIPAPMIENAAKAAGMPVGPLALTDETAIDLAQKIMKQTIRDLGEKAVDKDQFALINTLVDKHERLGRKNAKGFYDYPPKPAKKKLWPGLKDLYPQLDPNKVDYEEVQQRLLVTIALEAARVMEEGIVTDPREADVGSILAFGFAPYTGGALSYIDGIGAKAFVKIAKGLQKKYGAQFKAPKLLLDMAEKGETFYQRFDPYAKGEVKEAA from the coding sequence ATGAGCTACAAGAACTTTTCGGTCGACATCGACGGCGACGGTATTGCGCTCGTCACCTGGGACATGCCCGGCCGTTCCATGAACGTGTTCACCGAAGAGGTGATGCGCGAATTGAACGCCATCATCGACCAGGTCGTGGCCGATGCCGCGGTCAAGGGCGCGGTCATCACCTCGGGCAAGGAGACCTTCTCCGGCGGCGCCGACCTCACCATGCTGCAGCAGATGCTGGGCCTCTTCGCCAAGGAGAAGGTGAAGGACCAGGAAAAGGCCACCCAGACGCTGTTCACCAATGTCGGCTTCATGACCGGCCTGTTCCGCAAGCTGGAAACCTGCGGCAAGCCTTGGGTGTCGGCCATCAACGGCACCTGCATGGGCGGCGCCTTCGAGATGTCGCTGGCCTGCCATGGCCGCGTCGCCGCCGATTCCGACAAGGTCAAGATGGCGCTCCCGGAAGTGAAGGTCGGTATCTTCCCGGGTGCCGGTGGCACGCAGCGCGTGCCGAGGCTGACCGATACGCAGGGCGCGCTGGAGATGCTGACCTCCGGCAAGAACCTGACCGCGCAGAAGGCGAAGGCCATGGGCCTGATCCATGAGATCGCCGAGCCGGCCAAGCTGATCGAGACCGCCAAGGCGATGATCCGCAACGGCCTGAAGCCGGTCGCACCCTGGGACGAGAAGGGCTTCAAGCTGCCTGGCGGCCCGGTCTATTCTGTCGCCGGCGCGAACCTGTGGCCGCCGGCCATCGCCATCCTGCGCCGCGAGACCTATGGCAACTATCCGGCGGCCATGGCGATCCTGAAATGCGTCTATGAAGGCCTGCTGGTGCCTTTCGACACCGCGCTGAAGATCGAGACCCGCTACTTCACCGAGATCCTGCAGACCAAGGAAGCGGCGGCGATGATCCGCTCGCTGTTCGTGTCGCTGCAGGAACTCAACAAGGGCGCACGCCGTCCCGAAGGCATCCCGGATGCGAAGTTCAAGAAGATCGGCGTGCTCGGCGCCGGCTTCATGGGCGCCGGCATCGCCTATGTCACCGCCAAGGCCGGCATCCCGGTCGTGCTGCTCGACCGCGACCTGCCGTCGGCCGAGAAGGGCAAGGCGCATTCCGACACCCTGATCTCCGAGCAGGTCAAGAAGGGCCGCGCCAAGCCCGAGGAGAAGGAAAAGCTGCTGTCGCTGATCACGCCGACGGCCGACTATGCCGATCTCAACGGCTGCGATCTGGTCATCGAGGCGGTGTTCGAGGATTCGGAAGTCAAGAAGGCCGCGACCGAAAAGGCCGAGGCCGTTTTGAAGTCGTCGGCGATCTTCGCCTCCAACACCTCGACCATCCCGATCACCGGGCTGGCCAAGAACTCGTCGCGGCCGAAGAACTTCATCGGCCTGCACTTCTTCTCGCCGGTCGACAAGATGATGCTGGTCGAGATCATCCTCGGCAAGAAGACCGGCGACAAGGCGATCGCCACCGCGATCGACTATGTGCGCGCCATCAAGAAGACGCCGATCGTCGTCAACGACACGCGCGGCTTCTACGTCAACCGCTGCGTGCTGCGCTATATGTCGGAAGCCTTCCAGATGCTGATCGAAGGCATCCCGGCACCGATGATCGAGAATGCCGCCAAGGCGGCCGGCATGCCGGTCGGCCCGCTGGCGCTGACCGACGAGACGGCGATCGACCTGGCGCAGAAGATCATGAAGCAGACCATCCGCGACCTCGGCGAGAAGGCCGTCGACAAGGACCAGTTCGCGCTGATCAACACGCTGGTCGACAAGCACGAGCGCCTCGGCCGCAAGAACGCCAAGGGCTTCTACGACTATCCGCCGAAGCCGGCCAAGAAGAAGCTGTGGCCGGGCCTGAAGGACCTCTACCCGCAGCTCGATCCCAACAAGGTCGACTACGAGGAGGTGCAGCAGCGCCTGCTGGTCACCATCGCGCTCGAAGCGGCACGCGTCATGGAAGAAGGCATCGTCACCGATCCGCGCGAGGCGGATGTCGGCTCGATCCTGGCCTTCGGCTTCGCTCCCTACACGGGCGGTGCGCTGTCATACATCGACGGCATCGGCGCCAAGGCTTTCGTGAAGATCGCCAAGGGCCTGCAGAAGAAGTACGGCGCGCAGTTCAAGGCGCCGAAGCTGCTGCTTGACATGGCCGAGAAGGGCGAGACCTTCTACCAGCGCTTCGACCCCTATGCGAAGGGCGAAGTCAAGGAAGCCGCGTAA